The segment AGTCATCGTCACAGACAATGGAACGCAATTCACTAGCGCTCAATTCAGTGAATTTTGCAAGTCCAATGGCATCAACCATATTCGTACATGCGTGTATTCTCCAAGCAGCAACGGACAGGCAGAGAGATTCGTGGACACTCTCAAGCGCgctttgaagaaaatggaCAACGACCACTCTGCTGAAGTGGCTCTACAAAAGTTTCTCACAACCTATCGCATTACTCCTAACGAGAACGTTCCTCATGGAAAATCTCCGGCTGAGATCATGTTTGGACGTCGACCGAGGACAATCTTTGATCTCCTCGCACCACCTACTGAACCGACTGACCCTGTGCGCAATCAGAAGATGGAGGAACAGTACAATGCCAAACATGGAGCAAAGAGACGTACTTTCGAAAGGAAGGAGGGAGTGTATGTGAAGAAGTATTTTCCCGGAGGAAGATTCAAATGGGTTGAAGGAGAGACAATTGAGCGAAAGGGTAATGTTATCTACACCGTACGCTTGCCCAATGGTAGCATTATTCGCGCTCACGTCAATCAAATGAGACCACGCTACGAGGATTCGCACAACTCTTCTGATGCACAGTCTCCTTCAAATCAAACATCTCAGACTGCTGACCCAGAAAATTCTGAGAGTGATGACGATTTGCCATTGTGGTTGGTTCACCAGGATACAGCTCCAATACCAGCGCAACTGGATCCTACTCCTGCTACACCTGAATCACCACCGCTACAACGCCCACCATTCGAATCAGCTCGACGTCGTTATGGACTACGCAACCGTGAGACCCTCCGACGTCCGCTGCGATATTCTCCTTAGGCGGGGGAGGTGTTGGATGGTAACCTTATGGGACATCCTAATATTTTCTACCCGCCATTGTCATTCTACTGTTAGACGTTCACGCGACAGCATCGAAATATCTCatgaattcttgtattaaattaatcagTGAAATAAAGTATTGAGTGTGTAAAACAATTCTATTCTAACATCTTGTTGATCTGGACATCTTTCGGCCACCCGTACCATCGGCGACGTTGAGGGATATTAACTAATTAAATCTCATCTCGCAGGTACGTCCAGATGCAACATCAAAAAAACTCAAAGTGTGAATCGATTAAAcgtaaattaaatgttaacaTGAAtattaggttatgttttctAGATTACTGCAAATTAGTAGAAGATTCTTGACTCTTTCAATTATTAGGTTACCACCATAACACAGGTAGTAAGACAGAATTAAGTTGAAAGAAATATAGCTAAGTTTTTGATAAATCTATCTTTTTAAAACCGATACACTAGTTTGTAAATGGATCTAAACTAGCTTTTAAACGAAACCATTTTCcgttacaattttatttttttgtctgaaAGTTTCATCTTTCAGCTTTTCTCAGCTCCTCTACATAAGTACGTCTTATTTCTTACATTTACTTCAAGAATCGCGTaacgaaaagtgaaaaaaatttaaactagGTACGATTTACTTTCCCTATAAAATGTTAAGTGGTTGACTCATATTAACCATTCTAACTGATTAAAACAGATTGAAACcaaacttttcaaaatattataatcTTTGAAATAATCTTTTCACGCCGTTTTGCGAATTTTCGTCAAACTACAAAAAAGATACAAAATTAGACTTGCAAATCATgttaaataaatctaaatgGTTTTGACGATGTTACAAATGATACACGAAtggtttaatattttaattttcctaataattcagataaaaaaaattaatatattacaTTTTGTTAAACAGACAACCTCTAAAATTCCTGACCTTCCTTCATCCCAAACAAACTACAATATGTAGTCGCTGAGATGTTTAATAGTCGGGTTGTATTGATCGTCTTTGGCACCTACTTGCCACCAACTAATTTTCTCAGTGAATGCAAATCAATTGACAACATGCTAATGACCATGCGGAGTATGGGTTGAAGTTCGGGGCAAGTCGTGTTAAATTTCACCCCTGCTTTGCTCCCACGGGCAAGTTATGGGTGTGAATTGGAAGCGGAAATGCAGCAAGACCCCTTGTGAGACAAGAACAAGTTGCGCGGTGTACCTACTTCTAAAGACGGTGAGTAAATATTTGGTTACTTGGAGGAAGACTGGGGGCCACCTTGAAACTCGATGCTGCTCTTCTCTATGTTTCCTACCTCCTCGGCATCTTCTTCATCTCGCGGGGCGAAGACATGAGAGTGAGAGAGGGAGAGTGTTCGAGGTGTatataccttttttttctttcgaagCTCTTACCCAGCGAGATATGAATTTCGTTCGCGTCTCGAAGAGTCATATAGAGGCCGTGAGAACGTTCCGCGATAGCGAGTTCCCAGGCTCGTGCTTGGCAGTTAGTGGGAACGAGCGCCCGTTGACTCTATCGGTCTTCTTACAATGCTGCTTGTGCGCGAATTGGCAAGAGGAGTGGTGGCTCTTGTGGCGGTGGCAGCAGCTCAAATGAGGCGCGCTTCAGTTTATTGGCTGCGGCCACGCTCTCCGTCGCATTTCACCTCCCGATGGTGGATTGGAAAACGTGTTCGCGTTCCATCTCGCACAATGTTGTCTGTGGCTTTGTGGCCGCGAGAGTCTTCGACCTCCTCCTGTTCGCCACCTCCGCACCTTATTTAGATACTTGCGCGCACCGCAGCATTTTATGGCATgatctttttctctcattccCAAACCACCGATGACTCGTTCGCATTGCACACACTCCGCGTGCACCAAAAGACATACAGGTTACACACAGCACACGTGTATGCCCACCTTCATGTTCCACCAAGTCCTCAACTAGTAACCTCTGACCTTCAATCATCCAGCCACCACATATGTATACGCGGTATTGGGAGGGGGGTCCCTTTGAAACATCGACGGATGCACCCAAAATTCTCCGAAGAATCTCTCGTCGCAAagcctcaaaaaaaaaactcagaatGGTCCCATTGTTTGGGATTAGACTTTGGTGGacgaaggcaaaaaaaaaacgaagctgATGAAGAGCAAACATATGATGAAGATTCCGTGTCAACAAAGAGGCATCATCTCCACATAAATTCATGGAATGATATTAAGTCTGTCGACGGAATGATTCATCCACATTTTTGGAATTAACAAGAGATTGTGGGAACTTTTGCTGACTCTTCCAGCTCTCACAGAGAATTCCGGATAATCCCCATTTTTcttgtagaattttttaaaattgccttttttatttaataaattacaatgatAGCGAAAAATGATATGAAACAGTCTTGAAAACGAGTTTTCAAGAATGGGGTGAATGGGATCATTTAAgaggactttattcatttttatcattCTTAGGTAAGGATTgaaggtgcaaaaaaaatcacgccCATACTATAACTTcatcattaatatttttaaataaagcatAACGTCGCTGAAAAATTAACCTGACTTCACGCAAAATCACTTTTAtgctcaatttttcattttgaggaAATCTTTTGACCATAACATTGGAATTTAAATTCGATTGTTAAGCTTTTGCGTGGGGACCTCGAAAAAGCGTCTCAAGGAGATTCTTTTGGACAAAATCTGCGCACAACAAAGCGCCCATCCAGACGGAATTTCGATGATTCTTGctgataatttaattaattagcaaCATCAAGCGCATGGCTCCGGCTAGCCAAGTGGCCCCACCGCGAAATAATAAATGTACATCAATCGCCggagaattcttgaatttttattgagtttgtagaacaatgctatgtgccccggtagagaaacccttctaccgtaATAATACGTTGAGCTgtggcactatgtgtgtctagggttggactgctctgggtgaaagagtgagatgagtcgttagctctatgccgctcatcaggcactcataggtatcagtagcccactgttgctcgtccgattcagttcgggacccgttagctcttcaaataagggtagttattaacccatgtaggaatatcgtcctacatatcagaagtgggataGGGTCCGCGTGTGCCACTGCGTGTGGAAAACCGTGAAAATCACGGCGcgagtgaaaagaaaagtgaaaatgcagAGACGACGACGAAAAAAGGCAGCGAGAGCAACATGGCCGCCACCGCGTGGAGGAAAAAATGCGGCGTAGAAGCAGCGAAAAGCGGCTAGATGGGACTGCGAAGACCATCGAGAAGCGCCCCAGCAACTGTGTAGAGGAACACCCGGCGATGGAAATACCGCAAGTACCCCTAAGTGCCCCCCaggaaagagaaataaagaaagaaaagtgaaaaagaatatGTTTCTTGATTGATGacatttatgataaaattccaagaattttttggcaattccagaaatttctttgtgttaacccttttgtgtATTCTCTGTGTGAATGGTGGCCACCCGCACAAAATAATTGTCTTGTCTTGCATAAACATGTCTTAACAGGAATTCCTTTTCAGGCAATTCATGATAAAGTTTGAATatatttcatgtgaaattacatagaaaaattcatgagaaaaaatgcgAATTTGTAGAAGTGTTTCATACGAAAGTGAAATTAGCCGTGTTTCATGAAACAAGTTTTGACAAGATTGATGAAACACGAAATGTTTTTGCTGGAATTTGACCACATCGTGACATTTCGGTCGTGCCGATTGAATGCTCGGGTATTGCGTCATATTATTGTCATTTTATGCAAGTCATTTGAGTGTTCAAGGTGTGTTGCgaggaaattcaaagaaaatttcaataaattgcgcAAAGAAATCACAGCAGAGTAAGTTAGAACATAAAAAAGAGGGACAAGAAGGATTTTCAAAGGTAAAAAGTTGAAGATGCTATgtgtaaatttaattcttttaactgCAGAAAAACACAATGTCGAGAAGGCAAAACTCCACGGTTGCCATGCCCATGGGGCCACAGGAACTACGCGCAATAATCCAGCGATTTGATCCAGATGTGACGGACTGCATTGACACAGAGGATTGGCTTGCAGAAGTTGAAAATGCGCGTTTGATGTATCATTGGGAAGAGAGAGTGACAATTCTTTATGCGTCCATGCGGTTGAGGGGACCCGCTGAAAAATGGTTCCATACTGCCAAAGCGAGGCTGGATACGTGGGCAAAATTTCGCGATGAATTGTTGCAATTCTTTCCTACCGTGGTGGATTGCGCGAAGATACACAAACAACTTGACACCCGACGCAAGACAGGAAATGAAACAACCACATCCTATTTCCACAGCATGATGGCGCTAGCTACAAAGGCTAAGATCGATGACAAAACCACCATGAAGTACATAATAAAGGGCCTTCCATCCGAGTCGCTAAGGACATCATTGTTGACACAAACTTTCGAATCTCTCCCGAAACTTCTCCGCGTGCTAATTGATGCGGAACAAGGCAATGAAAACGCAGATGATTCCAAGCAAGACAGGCGCTATTCCAAGCGCAATTCCGGGCGCTACCATCCGTACCGCCATGGCAAGACGAATGACAGTCGAGAATCTCAGCGTGAAGCACACAAGGAAGCCAATAAGGAGAAAGAGCAGAAAACCACCAAAGAGCGACGAAGCTCTGAGAAACTCTGCTACAGATGCAAGAAGCCCGGACATTTGATTGCTCAGTGCCCACAATAATTCCGATGAATTCCAATGTAgggataattaaattgaatttcgagGAAATAAAGAAGCTAAGCCTACTGAGTGTAGTCAAGTGTGAAGtcgaataaaaagaaattacagaAATGCCTTGTTATTTATTCgagattttaattagttgtttttcaggacagaaaagtgaaattaagaTCACAAGGTAAGCCTACTAAATATAAAtggagaataatttctttgtcattttagaGAATGGCCATACAACGAGGAAGcaacaaagaaatattaagaatttaaaatatcaaatatatgCCCCGCTCAGACACGAGCTAGGTACAATGAAGGAAGAGAATCTTAAGCCTACGACCGGAAATGAGGACTGGATTGAGGTTAAAGAAGGCTATGTGCCAAAGTCA is part of the Lutzomyia longipalpis isolate SR_M1_2022 chromosome 3, ASM2433408v1 genome and harbors:
- the LOC129793268 gene encoding uncharacterized protein LOC129793268, producing the protein MSRRQNSTVAMPMGPQELRAIIQRFDPDVTDCIDTEDWLAEVENARLMYHWEERVTILYASMRLRGPAEKWFHTAKARLDTWAKFRDELLQFFPTVVDCAKIHKQLDTRRKTGNETTTSYFHSMMALATKAKIDDKTTMKYIIKGLPSESLRTSLLTQTFESLPKLLRVLIDAEQGNENADDSKQDRRYSKRNSGRYHPYRHGKTNDSRESQREAHKEANKEKEQKTTKERRSSEKLCYRCKKPGHLIAQCPQ